In Synechococcus sp. KORDI-52, one genomic interval encodes:
- a CDS encoding leucyl aminopeptidase, producing the protein MRFSLSSTGLQEWNGNVLAVGLPKGDVDSTATALERRFAGITEILKQQEFKGKPSDQLVITPLSEGPQRLVVLGLGDADGIDADSLRGAAARAAKASIGCDGTLGLQLPWTGTADADAEAARISAEAVRLCLYTDQRFRKESDPRRSPDALELIDLDPAAISGFAAVNATCAGVELARELVAAPPNVVTPAALADTAAGIAGDHGLELKVLERSDCEARGMGAFLAVSQGSDLPPKFIHLIYRPEGEVKHRIALVGKGLTFDSGGYNLKVGAAQIDMMKFDMGGSAAVLGAMRSIAELKPSGVEVHMVVASCENMVNGSAVHPGDIVTAANGMTIEINNTDAEGRLTLADALLYACEQKPDAVVDLATLTGACVIALGDEMAGLWSNNDGLAKSLDAAAQMGGEGLWRMPLRNSYKDGLKSLLADMKNTGPRPGGSITAALFLKEFVAQDTAWAHIDIAGPVWSDKGKGVNPAGATGYGVRTLVNWVLAQS; encoded by the coding sequence ATGCGCTTCTCCCTGTCCTCCACCGGTCTGCAGGAGTGGAATGGCAATGTGCTGGCGGTGGGGCTGCCCAAGGGCGATGTCGATTCCACCGCAACCGCTCTTGAACGACGCTTTGCTGGGATCACCGAAATTCTCAAGCAGCAGGAGTTCAAGGGGAAGCCGAGTGATCAACTCGTCATCACGCCCCTGAGTGAGGGTCCTCAACGCCTTGTGGTGCTGGGCCTGGGAGACGCCGATGGGATCGACGCCGACAGCCTGCGGGGCGCCGCTGCCCGAGCGGCCAAGGCATCGATCGGCTGTGACGGCACTCTGGGACTTCAGCTGCCGTGGACGGGGACAGCCGACGCAGACGCGGAAGCCGCCCGCATCAGTGCTGAAGCCGTACGGCTTTGCCTTTACACAGATCAACGCTTCAGGAAAGAGTCAGATCCGCGCAGGAGCCCCGATGCCCTTGAGCTGATCGACCTCGACCCCGCCGCCATCAGCGGTTTCGCGGCGGTCAATGCCACTTGTGCCGGCGTGGAGCTGGCCCGGGAGCTGGTGGCCGCACCCCCAAATGTTGTCACTCCAGCCGCTCTGGCAGACACGGCCGCCGGTATCGCTGGGGACCATGGCCTTGAGCTCAAGGTGCTCGAGCGGAGCGACTGTGAAGCCAGGGGCATGGGGGCCTTTCTGGCCGTCAGCCAAGGCTCCGATCTGCCCCCCAAGTTCATTCACCTGATCTACCGCCCAGAGGGCGAGGTGAAACACCGCATCGCTCTTGTGGGCAAGGGTCTCACCTTCGATTCCGGCGGATACAACCTCAAGGTGGGCGCAGCCCAGATCGACATGATGAAGTTCGACATGGGTGGGAGCGCCGCCGTACTGGGCGCCATGCGCAGCATCGCTGAACTCAAACCGTCCGGGGTTGAGGTTCATATGGTGGTGGCGTCCTGCGAAAACATGGTGAACGGTTCTGCCGTTCACCCCGGCGACATCGTCACGGCAGCGAACGGGATGACGATCGAGATCAACAACACCGACGCGGAAGGCCGCTTGACTCTCGCCGATGCCCTGCTTTATGCCTGCGAGCAAAAGCCTGATGCGGTGGTGGATCTGGCCACGCTCACCGGAGCCTGTGTGATCGCCCTGGGTGATGAGATGGCCGGGTTGTGGTCCAACAACGACGGCCTTGCGAAATCTCTGGATGCCGCTGCTCAGATGGGCGGTGAAGGCCTCTGGCGCATGCCGCTGCGTAACTCCTACAAGGACGGCCTGAAATCGTTGCTGGCCGACATGAAGAACACCGGCCCACGGCCGGGGGGTTCAATCACGGCCGCGCTGTTCCTGAAGGAGTTCGTGGCCCAGGACACAGCCTGGGCCCACATCGACATCGCCGGGCCGGTCTGGAGTGACAAAGGAAAAGGCGTTAACCCAGCTGGCGCCACGGGCTACGGCGTGCGGACCCTGGTGAACTGGGTTCTTGCCCAGTCATGA
- a CDS encoding response regulator transcription factor has protein sequence MRELPQRHRPLLEGRRIMVASADRVLISGLVHSLDGIGSLVGAASTEAEALACLSSTAADLLICSDQLERGNGPSLVAAVKAQQPSLRCLMLIQRPLLSTIHAAAKAQCEGLCSHERIGNGGLLSVLRAMESDGSHMDPVIAGVANHDRCVKGVGHPLSDVLSLREEDVLRGLCKGLSNREIADQLHLSVETTKHCVTGLLRKLDAKSRTQAVLMAFQRNLVDPPLPIPRWTPST, from the coding sequence ATGCGTGAGCTTCCCCAGCGTCACCGACCCCTGTTAGAGGGGCGTCGCATCATGGTTGCCAGCGCCGATCGCGTGTTGATCAGCGGCCTGGTGCACAGCCTCGATGGCATCGGCTCCCTGGTAGGAGCCGCCAGCACCGAAGCGGAAGCCCTCGCCTGCCTCAGCAGCACGGCCGCTGATCTGCTGATCTGCAGCGACCAGCTCGAGCGCGGTAATGGCCCCTCCCTGGTGGCGGCCGTCAAGGCCCAGCAGCCGTCCCTGCGTTGCCTGATGCTGATTCAACGGCCGTTACTCAGCACAATTCACGCCGCGGCCAAGGCGCAATGCGAGGGGCTCTGCAGCCATGAGCGGATCGGCAATGGCGGGCTGCTCAGCGTTCTGCGCGCCATGGAGAGCGATGGCAGCCACATGGATCCAGTGATTGCCGGAGTGGCCAACCACGACCGCTGCGTCAAAGGCGTCGGTCATCCCCTCAGTGATGTGCTGAGCCTGCGGGAGGAAGACGTGCTGCGCGGTCTTTGCAAAGGCCTCAGCAATCGGGAGATTGCCGATCAGCTGCACCTCTCGGTTGAAACCACCAAGCACTGCGTCACTGGGCTGCTGCGCAAACTCGATGCCAAAAGTCGCACCCAGGCGGTGCTGATGGCGTTTCAGCGGAACCTGGTAGATCCACCACTGCCGATTCCCCGCTGGACCCCCTCCACCTGA